Below is a window of Candidatus Viadribacter manganicus DNA.
AGGCGTTGCAATCAGTTCGGGCGCCGCGTGTTCATCAGGCAAAGTGCGGTTAAGCCGCGTGCTTAGCGCCATGGGTGTTTCGCCGGACGTCGCGAGGGCGGCGCTGCGCGTCAGCTTTGGACATGAGTCCAAGGAGAGCGACGTTGAAGAAGTGCTCCACGCGCTCACCAAAATTTCAGCTCGCCGCACTCAAGGGGCGGCGGCATGAGCGCGGTGAAGGAATCCATCGATCAAGGGACGGTTGATGCCGCGCGCGCGCTGGAAGCGGAGAAATACAAGCACGGCTTTGTCACCGATCTTGAGCAGGAATTCGCCCCGCCGGGTCTCAACGAAGATATCGTCCGCTACATCTCCGCCAAAAAGGCTGAGCCTGAGTGGATGCTCGCTTGGCGCCTGGAGGCGTTTGAGCGTTGGCTCACACTTAAAGAGCCGACTTGGGCGCTCGTCCGCTATCCGCCGATCGACTATCAAGCAGCGCGTTACTACGCCGCGCCAAAGGCGGGCGCGAAGTATAAGAGCCTCGAAGACGTCGATCCCGAGATTCTCGAAACCTACAAAAAGCTCGGCATCCCCTTGCGCGAGCAAGAGGTTCTGCTTGGCGTTGAGGGCGCACCGCGCGTTGCCGTTGATGCGGTGTTCGATAGCGTGAGCGTCGTGACGACGTTCAAGGCCGAGCTCGCAAAAGCCGGGGTCATCTTCTGCTCAATGAGCGAAGCGGTGCGAGAGCATCCGGAGCTGGTTAAGAAGTATCTGGGTTCGGTGGTGCCGACGTCGGATAATTTCTTTGCAACGCTGAATAGCGCCGTCTTCTCTGACGGCTCGTTTGTTTACGTGCCGCCGGGCGTCCGCTGTCCGATGGAACTCAGCACCTACTTCCGCATGAATGCGCAGGGCACCGGCCAATTTGAACGGACCCTGATCATCGCGGATAAAGGCGCTTACGTCTCGTATCTCGAAGGCTGCACGGCGCCGATGCGCGATGAAAATCAGCTGCATGCAGCTGTGGTTGAGCTCGTCGCACTCGATGACGCCGAGATAAAATATTCGACCGTGCAGAATTGGTGGCCAGGTGACGCCGAAGGCAAAGGCGGCATCTACAACTTTGTCACTAAGCGGGGCGATTGCCGTGGCGCACGCTCGAAGATCAGCTGGACGCAGGTTGAGACGGGTTCTGCAATTACGTGGAAGTATCCAAGCTGTGTTCTGCGCGGGGACGAGAGCTCCGGTGAGTTTTACTCGATCGCTGTCACCAACGGGCGTCAGCAGGCCGACACCGGCACCAAGATGATTCACCTGGGCAAGAACACGCGCTCGCGCATCATTTCGAAGGGTATCTCCGCCGGGCGGTCGTCGAACGCTTATCGTGGGCTTGTGTCGGCTCACGCCAAGGCGAAGGGCGCGCGCAACTTCACGCAGTGCGACTCTCTGCTGATAGGCGATCAGTGTGCCGCTCACACTGTGCCGTACGTTGAAACGCGGACGCCGGATGCGCAGTTCGAGCACGAAGCGACGACGACCAAGCTTTCGGATGACCAACTCTTTTATCTGCGATCGCGCGGCATTCCGGAGGAAGAAGCCGTGGCGTTGCTTGTGAACGGGTTCGTCAGAGAAGTGCTGCAGAAGCTGCCGATGGAATTTGCCGTGGAAGCGCAGAAGCTTCTCGAAGTTAGTCTCGAAGGGAGCGTCGGATGAGCTTGTGGCGCTATGCTTTGGCTGCGTGCGTCGTCGCGCTGGCTGGCTGCAATCAGCAACAGAATGAAACTGACTCAGAGGGGTCGTCGTCGACAACCGTTGTTGCGCCGGAAATAACCGCGTCGGCGCCTGCTGAGTTGCCTGCCGTTGATGCTTCGTTGCTCGGCGCCCCCAACGACGCCTTTACGGCCATCGAGCCTAGTGAAGTTGGCGTGTTCGGCGCTCCGGCTGTCATGGAAGCGCTAGAGCCATTGCTCGGGCCGGAGGTGGTGGAAGGCGCGGATGTGAGTCTGACCGTTCGCGAGAGTGGCGATGAGGCCATCGCGGACGTCGTCCGCACTGGTTTGCAGGATGATTCTGTATCTGGTGGGCACATCCGCGTTGAATTTCGGCGCGAAAGCGACGGCTGGTATCCAACCAACGCTTACAGACGCACGCAGTGCGCGCGCGGCGGCGAAGCGGGGCAGTGGACGGCGGGGCTTTGCCCATGAGTGAACGTGAATATTGGTTTGCGCGACGTTTTCCGCTCAGCGATGGTCGTCAAGCCTTCGCGCCGGTGAACTGGAAAGGTTACGCGGTTTCACTCGTTTTCGTGTCGGCGCTCACTGGTGGCGGCGTGGCGTTCGCCTGGCTGGGCGCGAAGCACAATCTGTTCATGGGCGTGATGGTGTTTGCGGCGGTCGCGCTGCTCGCGGGCGCCTGGTTTGCGCTCACCGCGAAGGCGAACGGTGATCCCATCAGAACGGTCGCGGACTACAAAAAGGATAAGCAGCAGCGTGTTTGACGTATCTGACCTCCATGTCGCTGTCGGCGGCGCCGAGATCATCAAAGGCCTATCGCTCAGCGTGCCGGCAGGTCAAACCCATGCGATCATGGGCCCAAACGGAGCGGGCAAGTCCACGCTCTGTTATGCTTTGAGTGGTCGTGACGGATATGACGTGACTGCTGGCGCAGCGACTCTAGATGGCGTCGATCTGCTGGCGCTCGAGCCGGAGCAACGAGCTGCCGCCGGATTGTTTTTGTCCTTCCAGTATCCCGTCGAGATACCCGGCCTTTCGGCAATTGCGTTTTTGAAGGCTGCCGTGAATGCGCAACGCAAGTCGCGGGGCGAGGAGTCGATGCCTGCGCCTGAGCTCTTGAAGCTGCTGCGCGCCAAGGCCGAAACATTGAAGATCGATCAGGAGATGCTGAAGCGGCCGCTCAATGTGGGATTTTCAGGCGGCGAGAAGAAGCGCTTTGAGGCTCTGCAACTTGCTGTGCTTCAGCCGAAGTTTGCAATTCTGGATGAAACGGATTCAGGTCTCGACATCGATGCGCTGAAGATCGTGGCCGCGAGCGTCAACGCGGCGCGTGCGCCCGATCGTGGCCTCCTGGTGATCACCCACTACCAACGTCTGCTTGACTACATCAAGCCGGATCGCGTCCACATCCTCGCGAAGGGCCGCATCATTGCGAGCGGCGGGGCCGAGCTTGCGCTCGAATTGGAGCGCGATGGCTACGACAAATACGTGAGAGCCGCGTGAGCATTGCCGCAGATCTCCCGACCCGGCGAAACGAGGCTTGGAAGTATTCCGATCTGCGCCGCGCAATCGGTGATCAAGCGCACGTGCTCCGGGAGGGCCGGGACATCATCGAACGTCTATCGCCAGGCACGCAGCGTTCCGTGGTTGCCGCTGGCGAAGAGCGGTTGTTCGTAGAGCGGATGGATGACGACGTCCACGTGGACGCGCGATCTTTCGAGTTTTCAATAGAGCCTGACGCATCACTGACGCGTGTGGTGATCCAAACCGGTCGAAATCTGCCGCTTTCGATTGCTCGTGTTCGAGTGGGCGCGCGTGCGCGGTACACTCAGTTTGTGCTGGCGTTCGGTGGAAGGCTGGCGCGGGTTGAGACGCACGTGAGCGTCGATGGCGAGGGCGCCGAGGTGACCTTAAACGGCGCATATCTCGCTGGGAAAGATCGGCACGCTGACCTCACCTCGGTCATCGATCATCACGCGCGCGATGCAACCACGCGCCAACTGATCAAAGGCGTCGCCCGTCGAGGCGGACGCGGTGTGTTCCAGGGGCGAATCGTTGTCGACCGCGCGGCGCAAAAAACTGACGCGCGCCAGCATCACCAAGGGCTGCTCCTGGAAGAAGGCGCCGAGATATTCGCCAAGCCCGAACTCATGATCCATGCGGATGATGTGCAGTGCGCACATGGCAACACCGCTGGCGGATTGGATGAAGGCGCGCTCTTCTACATGCGATCACGCGGCATTCCGGAGCAGGAGGCGCGCGCGCTGCTGATTGAGGCGTTTTTGTCTGAGACCATTCCGACCTCAGTGCCGGAGGAGCTGCGTGAAGAATTGGCCGGGTTGATCCGCAGTTGGTTGGGCGAGGCCAGCTCATGAATGCGCCAATGATCAACCGACCTTTTGAGATTGATGCTGTGCGCGCGCAATTCGCAATCCTTGAGCGCGAAGTGAATGGCCGGCCGCTTGTCTATCTCGATAGCGCCGCCAGTGCGCAAAAGCCCGAAGCGGTCATCGAGGCGATGGCAGCGCAGATGCGCGGCGCGTATGCCAATGTCCATCGCGGGCTGCATACGCTTGCGAACGAAACCACAGAGGCGTTCGAAGCCGCCAGACACACAGTCGCACAATTCATCAATGCGCCGTCGCCTGAGAGCATCGTCTTTACGAAGGGCGGAACGCAGGCGATCAATATCGTCGCCGCTGGGCTTGAGATTAAGCCGGGCGATGAGATCGTGCTCTCAGTTATGGAGCACCACTCAAATATCGTCCCGTGGCACTTCCTGCGTGAACGAAAAGGCGCGGTGCTCAAATGGCTCGATATTGACGATAATGGCGGGATTGATTTGGCGGCGCTCGAGGCGTTGATCGGGCGGCGGACGAAGTTTGTGGCTATCACCCATATGTCGAACGTGCTCGGCGCCAAAACACCTGCGGCGCAGATCGCCCGGATCGCGCACGCAGGGGGCGCTAAGGTCATGTTCGATGGCTGTCAGGCCACCGTTCACGGCCGTGTGGATGTCCAGGCGATTGATGCCGACTTCTATGCGTTCACCGGTCACAAGCTCTATGGCCCGACCGGTATCGGCGTTCTCTACGGTAAGCGGGATTTGCTCGCGGAGATGGTTCCGTTTGAGGGTGGTGGCGAGATGATCGATGTCGTGGAGCGTGAACGCGTCACCTATAACGAGCCGCCTCATCGCTTCGAGGCCGGTACGCCGCCCATCATAGAGGCTGTCGGCCTGAAAGCCGCGATCGATTGGTTGAGCACGTTGGATCGAACTGCGTTGGAGAAGCACGAAGCTGCGCTACGCGATCGAGCTATGGATGCGTTGCGAGAGTTGAACTGGGTAACGCTGCACGGCGCCGCATCTGACAAAGGCGCGATCGTGGCGTTTTCGGTCGAAGGGGCACATCCTCACGACGTCGCGCAAATTCTCGACCGTCAGGGCGTGGCGATACGTGCTGGACACCATTGCGCCCAGCCCTTGATGCAGCGTTTGGGCGTTACCGCGACGGCGCGGGCAAGTTTTGCGTGTTACAATCGGCTTGAGGAAGTCGATGCGCTGGTTGAGGCCTTGCACAAGGCGCGAAAGCTTTTGAGCTAGAGGATGATGGACGGTTCTGTTTCCCCACCCAGTGCGCTGCCGCAAGCAGAGCTCGACCGGATCACCGATGACCTGGTGGCGCAGTTCAAGACGGTATTCGACCCGGAGATCCCGGTTGATATCTATGAGCTGGGGCTCATCTATAAGGTGGATATCAATGACGAGGGGTTCGTCGATATCGAGATGACGTTGACTGCGCCGGGGTGTCCCGTGGCAGGCGAGATGCCAGGCTGGGTCGAGACGGCGGCACGCAAGGTGCGCGGCGTCACAGGCGCTCGGGTGAACTTGGTTTTCGAGCCCCCGTGGACGACGTCGCGAATGAGCGATGAAGCCAAACTCGAATTGAACATGTTGTAGCCGATGACACGCCGACCGAGACCAAAGATCGTGACGTTGACCGACGCTGCTGCTGGCCGCGTTCGTGAGATCGTGGCCAAGGGCGACAAGCCATACTTGCGGGTTGGCGTTGTCAACGGTGGCTGCGCGGGGATGGAATACACGCTCGATTATGCGGCCGAACCGGCGCCATTCGATGAACTCGTCGAAGATCAAGACGTGAAGATATTGGTCGCGGCCGATGCGGTGCTCTTTTTGCTAGGCTCGCAGATTGATTATGAAACCACGCGGTTGGCGTCGAAGTTCGTCTTCCGCAACCCAAACCAGACCGACGCTTGCGGATGCGGTGAGAGTGTCACAATCGTCCCGGCGAAGGCTGAAGCGTAAATGGCCGCAGCGGACAGCTTCCACGAGTATGTGAAGGAGCTGTTTGCTGGTGTTGGTCCTGTACAGATCAAACGCATGTTCGGTGGCGCCGGTGGTTATGCCGATGGCGTGATGTTTCTTTTGCTCGGCAACGAGACCATCCACATCAAGGTCGATGACGCATTGAAGCTGGAGTTGCGCGAAGAGGGCTCTGGCCCCTTCGCGTGGACGCCGCAGGGCGGACCGCGCGCGGGCGAGACGATTGATCTCGGCTATTGGCGTTTGCCGGATAGCGCTCTCGACGATCCTGACGAGGCCGCGATCTGGGGCCGCAAGGCGCTGGCCGTGGCGAGAGCCAAAGCGGCTGGCAGGCCCAAGAAGCCGGCGCGCGCGAGGGCCGTGAAGCAGAAGTCTTCGGCGACGTCCAAAACGACAAAAAAGAATAAGCGTTAGCTGCCTTTGAAGTTCGCAGGACGCTTCTGAAAGAACGCCTGGACTCCTTCGCGGAAATCTTCCGTTCGGCCCGCGATTTTCTGAGCCGCGCGCTCGGCATGAACCTGTTCTTCCCAGTTGTTGTCCAGCGACGACCACGCAAGGCGCCGGATCATGCCGAGAGTCTTGGTGGGTCCATTCGCAAGTTCGAGTGCGAGCGCCTTTGCGGTCGGGAGGAGCTCAGCATCGGGCACGCATCGGTTCACGAGACCCCATTCTAGAGCTGTGTTCGCCGGAATTTTTTCGCCAAGCAGCATCATCTCCATCGCGCGCACGCGGCCGATCATGCGGGGCAGATGATACGTGGCGCTGCCATCGGGCACGAGGCCGATCCGGCGAAACGCTTGGAGGAAGTAGGCGCTCTCACCGGCGATGATGAGATCGCCGAGTAGCGCGAAAGAACAACCGATCCCGGCGGCGGCGCCGTTCACAGCCGTCACGTAGGGAATTGGGAGATCGCGCAATAGCGTAACAAACGGGTTGAACGTGAGTTCGAGGCGCGCGCCTAAGTCAGGTTGGCCATCATCTGCAATTGGTGGGGCGCCACTCGCGAGATTGGCGCCCGATGAAAATCCGCGGCCCTCGCCGGTGAGCACAATGCAACGCGCCTCTTCACACGCCCGCGCGAACAGGGTTGTGAGTTCATCAGTCATCTCGACCGAGATAGCGTTGAGCGTTGCCGGATCGGACAGCGTGATCAGTGCAACGCCGTTCTCGAGCGCGTATTTGGCTTTGGCCATTGTTCTCTCCCCGCCTGAGGCGTGGAGGGAGCTTAGCTGAAGTCTCGCGCGGTGGAATACGCTGCCCGAACGGCAGCGCTACGCAACGTAAAGCACCGGCGTGGCGTCGGTCGTTGTTTGATTGCGGCCATTGCGCTTCGACGAATAAAGGCACGCGTCAGCGCGCTCAATGAGGCCAGCTGGCGTATCTCCGGACTGCAAGCGTGCGATCCCGATAGACACTGTCACTTGTCCCAGGTCCTCATTTGTGGAGCGGCGGCGTAGACGTTTTGCTTGGATCGCTTCGCGGAGCGCTTCAGCAGTTTGCTGAGCCACGCGCTGGCTCATGCGCGGCATGACGACGGCAAATTCTTCGCCGCCGTATCTGGCGACCAGGAAGTCTGGCCGCGCGTGCGCCTGGAGTGCGCTGGCGAGGAAACGGAGGATTTGATCGCCGGTGTGGTGACCCCAAGTGTCGTTGAAGCGCTTGAAGTGGTCGATGTCGCAAAGCAGCAGCGAAAGTTCGCTGCGCTGGGCGCGCGCTTCCTCAATGCGCATCCGCAGGGTCTCATCGAACATGCGGCGATTGGCGAGACCGGTGAGGCTGTCGGTCAGCGATTCCATGCGTACCGATTCAAGGCTGTTGCGCAGAGTATCGATCTCGGTCGTGGACTTCTTCAGTTGCTCGTTGAGCGTCTGATTGTGGTTGGCCATGTCGAGCGTGGCTGCCGCAAGGCTTGAGACGATCTGGCGAATTTGTTCGGGGCCCAGGCCGCGATTAAGGTCGGTAGCCGCTGTTTCGAGTGTGCGCCCGTAGTCGCCGCTCCTGCTCTCGGCCTCTTTCAGGAAGGAAACGACCTGGCCGAGGTCGCGGGCAATCTTCTCGCCGGCGAGCACGATTTGAGCCGATGCACCCAAACCGGTGAAGAATTGCTCGTGCAGGCGCGCGTTCTCGTCGGCGGAGAAGACAGCGCCGGTGCCAATACGCGAATCGATCGCGTCGCGAAGCGGCTGGTTGCGGCCGAGGCGATAGGCCAACCAGACTTCGTAATTGGCGCTCGTCGGCGGCACGCCGTGAAGGCGCATCAGATCAAGCGTTTCCAGCGCCACGTTCGCGCCGCCAGGCCCCTGCATCAGGATTTCTTGATCAGTCACGCAAAACCCGCAGAATCTGCAATCACGCGAGGCTAGTCGCTAGGGTATGGACGAGTGGTAAATGCTACGAAATATCTGAAGGGAATGAAGAGTTGCGCTTACGCTTACGGTAAGCGGTAGACATCTGCGTAAAGGCACAAGGGAGGCCCAGATGAACCGGCCAGTTCAACCGTCGATCGAAGAGACGAAAGCTCGGATGAGCGCCATTCTGGACCTGCAGAAGCGTCTGCAAACCAGCAAAGGCCCACCTGACGCCAGATTGCGCAAGGACAGGCTGACACGCGCAATCAATTTGGTGCTGGCGCACAAGGATGAGTTCCTGAATGCACTGAACGAGGACTTCGGCGCCCGCTCGCGTGAGATGTCATTGTTCACGGACATTTCGGGAGCGATAGGACCACTGAAGTATGCGCGGGAGCGTCTCGATAAATGGATGGCGCCGCAGAAGCGCGCGGTTACGCCTTCGGCGCTGGGGCTTTTCGGCGCGCGGGCCGAGGTCCGTTACCAGCCCAAAGGTGTGCTGGGTGTGATCTCACCTTGGAATTTTCCGATCTCGCTGGCGTTTGACGCGATCGCCTGTGCCTTTGCTGCTGGCAATCGCGTGATGCTGAAGCCGTCGGAATATACACCCGCGACGTCAGCGCTAATGGCGCAGACCGTGGATCTCTATTTCGACGAGGATGAGCTCGCGGTGATCCAGGGCGGGCCTGACGTCGGCGCAGCTTTTGCCGGACTGGCGTTCGATCATTTGATTTTCACTGGCGCGACGAATGTTGGCCGGCACGTGATGCGCGCGGCGGCCGATAATTTGGTGCCGGTGACGCTGGAACTTGGCGGAAAATCGCCTGTTGTGATTGGCAAGAGCGCCGACCTTGCAAAGACCGCTGCTCGCGTCATGCAAGGCAAGACGATGAACGCCGGTCAAATCTGCCTCGCGCCGGACTATGTGTTGGCGCCTTCCGAAAGCGTGCCCGCCTTCATCGAAGCTTCGAAGGCCGCCGTGGCGAAGATGTATCCTACGATGAAGGACAACGCGGACTACACTTCGATCATCAATCAACGTCACTATGATCGCATCAGTGGCCTGATTGCCGATGCCAAAGCCAAAGGCGGCGAGATCGTTACGATCAACCCGGCCAACGAAGATTTCACGCAACAAGAGCACCGCAAGATTCCACCGACCATCATTTTGAACGCCACCGACGATATGCAGGTGATGCAGGAGGAGATTTTCGGTCCGCTGCTGCCGGTGCGAACCGTGGCTTCGATTGATGGCGCCATCGCGGAAATCAATGCGCGTGCGCGTCCGCTCGCGCTCTACTATTTCGGTGAAGACAACGCCGAGAGCGAAGCGCTGCTTGAGCGCACCCACTCTGGCGGCGTGACCATCAACGATGTGATCTTCCACTTCGCCATGGATGAATTGCCGTTTGGCGGAGTTGGTCCATCAGGCATGGGCGCCTATCACGGCCATCGCGGGTTCATTGAGTTCAGCCATGAAAAAGCGATCTATCGCCAGATATCGGCTGAGCTTCTTGCGATGCTGCGCCCGCCATATGGCGCAGCGTTCCGCAAGCAGATGGCGGCGCGGTTGAAGCCGTAGCCCAGCTGTTGGCAGGTTGGAGCGCGCGCCTCCTGGCGCGCTCTTGCTAGCTTTTAGATGCGGGCCGAAGGCCCACGCTCCACTTGTAAAGCTTGGCCGCTATTTCTTCGGCTTGAGGAACGCCGGCGTGCTGTCGCCGAAACCGGTGACGGATGGGCCGTTATCGTCGCGCGGCGGGCGGCGGTCTTCGCGGCGTGGTTGGCTGTTGCGGTTTTCCTGACGTGGCGCGTCGTTGCGGCGCGGTTGGTCTTCGCGTTTTTCGCGTCGTGGTTCCGACTTTGCTTCGCTCCGTTGTACCGGCTCGGTTGAAGCCGTTGGGCGCTCTTCGTCGCGCTTCACATATTTCTGTTTTTTCTCCGAAAGACGCTTTGTGTGCTCTTTCTTGAGTTCTTCGGCGCGGCGGCCGCGGCCGCCGCTGTCGCGCGGATCGCCGAGGGCGGCTTCTGGAAGGCCCTCGATCTCAGCTTTCTCGATCGTCTTGCCAGTCAGCTTTTCGATCGCGTCCCAGCTCTTTTTATCGCCGGGACCGACGAGCGTGAATGAGGCGCCGAGGCGGCCAGCGCGGCCGGTGCGGCCGATACGGTGGACGTAGTCTTCCGCGTGACGCGGCGGCTCGTAATTGAAGACGTGGCTGACGTCCGGAATGTCGAGGCCGCGGGCGGCGACGTCGGAGGCCACGAGATATTGCAGATCGTTGGTGCGGAAGCGGTCGAGCGTCTTCGTGCGTAGCGATTGATCGAGATCGCCGTGGAGCGGGGCGGCGTTGTAGCCGTGGCGCTTCAGCGAGAGCGCAACAACATCAACGTCCGTCTTGCGGTTGCAGAAAATGATGCCGTTCTTCACTTCGCCGCTGCCATTGATGGTGGCGCGAAGTGCGGCGCGGCGGGTGCGCGGATCACCGCCGGGAAGCATGACGACGCGCTGTGTGATCGTAGTTGCGGTGGTGGCGGGCCGTGTTGCTTCGATGCGCTTGGGGCTTGAGAGAAATTGCTCTGTTAGGCGCGTGATCTCCGGCGGCATAGTGGCCGAGAAGAAGAGCGTCTGGCGCGTGAACGGCGTCAATTTGAAGATGCGCTCGATGTCGGGGATGAAGCCCATGTCCAGCATGCGGTCGGCTTCGTCGACGACCATGACTTGCACGCCAGTGAGCAGCAGCTTGCCCCGCTCGAAGTGATCGAGCAGGCGGCCGGGGGTCGCGATTAGCACGTCGACGCCGCGCGCGAGCAGCGCGTCTTGGTCGCCGAACGAAACGCCGCCGATCAGCAGCGCTTTGGTAAGCTTCTGGTACTTGCCGTATTTGTCGAAGCCTTCGGCGACTTGGGCGGCAAGTTCGCGCGTCGGCTCAAGGATGAGCGTGCGCGGCATGCGGGCGCGAGCGCGGCCGGCGGCGAGGATGTCGATCATCGGCAGCGTGAACGCGGCGGTCTTGCCAGTGCCGGTTTGGGCAATGCCGAGAATGTCTCGGCCTTTCAGAACTTCGGGGATCGCCTGCGCTTGGATTGGCGTCGGCGTGTTGTAGCCACCTTCCTTCACCGCGCGCAGCGTTTCGGCGGAGAGGCCGAGATCGTCGAAGGTGATTTGGGGTTGCGGTTCTTGTGCGCCTTCGGGCGCGGAATTTTCAGAGGACATTCAATCTCACTTGGGGGCCTTACAAGCTCGCGCGAGGCGCGAACGGGCAGGCCGCTTGGTTGGCGCTATTCGCCACGCGTCTCCGGATTGAGGTGGGCGGGCGTCCAGCAAGGGCGAGCACGCCCCAGGGCGCGCACAACGGACATCGCCGAAATGGGGGGATTTCCGCGGAAAGTCAATAAATGAAGCGGCAATTGCGTTGCGGTTACCTTGTTTGCTCCAAAGCGGCGACCACGGTGGCCAGGGAGCCAATGACGGTTTCGGTGGCCGTAATGGCGTGAAAGAGGATGATGGTCTTGCCGTGGCTGTCTCGAACGCACCCGACTTCCGCGCGGTTGATATGGACTTCAAGTCTCGAATCCGAGGCAGAAGTAAAATTCACGAATTTGATGATTTGCGGCGCTCCCGCCGACTCAAGCGGCGCTATCTTTATGGGCGCAGTGAGTTGCCGATGCACAGGTCAAACAGAAGTTGGTCAAAACCAACGCCTTGAGCAGCAGCAGAATAATCCCACAGCCCTCAGCAAACGTGCTACGTTGGCGCTTCAGCAACAAGTACGATCGCTTGCGCCGCCCGCGACGGGCGGCTCATTTGCCGTGTGCGCTAGGACGAAACATGCCGATCCAAGGAGAGATGTTGAAACGCGGCTGGGGCGTGCTTCGGCTACAGCCTTGGCATCTGGCGGGTGTGTTCACGTCGAGCGCTGAGGCAGAGAATTTGGCTCTGACTTTGGGCTCAGCCTACACCGTTAAATACGGCGATCACGCGCCGGGCTCATCAGACTTTTCATTCTCCGAAGGCACAACCGCGCCGACGGCCTAGCAAGTAGGACGCTCCATGCCTTTTATAGTGAACTCTTCTCCTGGCGCTGGACTTCGCTTTGAACCAAGCGCGACTTTTCCTGACGCAAAAGCGGCGTTGGGCTGGGCGGTGGGACTCGAACGGCGCGGTATGCGCCTCATCCGCATTCGCGATACTGTGAGCGGCGACACTTTTGATGAGCGCGGTCTGCGCGACGAGATCAAACGCGTGCAGAACGCAACATGAGCAAGCTCAGACTCCTTCAAGCATCCGCCGCCGCGGATAAAGCATGGATGATTGAGGTCCGAAAGCTGTTCGGTGAGCGCGATGCCGGCATGGCGCGCTTTCACGGCCGCGCCACAGGTGAACCCGGCACGCATCTGCGGGAATTGTACGATTGCTATGTGAAGGCGCAGGACGCCTACGACGCGCGTTGAGTCCGTCTAC
It encodes the following:
- a CDS encoding coniferyl aldehyde dehydrogenase — translated: MNRPVQPSIEETKARMSAILDLQKRLQTSKGPPDARLRKDRLTRAINLVLAHKDEFLNALNEDFGARSREMSLFTDISGAIGPLKYARERLDKWMAPQKRAVTPSALGLFGARAEVRYQPKGVLGVISPWNFPISLAFDAIACAFAAGNRVMLKPSEYTPATSALMAQTVDLYFDEDELAVIQGGPDVGAAFAGLAFDHLIFTGATNVGRHVMRAAADNLVPVTLELGGKSPVVIGKSADLAKTAARVMQGKTMNAGQICLAPDYVLAPSESVPAFIEASKAAVAKMYPTMKDNADYTSIINQRHYDRISGLIADAKAKGGEIVTINPANEDFTQQEHRKIPPTIILNATDDMQVMQEEIFGPLLPVRTVASIDGAIAEINARARPLALYYFGEDNAESEALLERTHSGGVTINDVIFHFAMDELPFGGVGPSGMGAYHGHRGFIEFSHEKAIYRQISAELLAMLRPPYGAAFRKQMAARLKP
- a CDS encoding DEAD/DEAH box helicase, whose amino-acid sequence is MSSENSAPEGAQEPQPQITFDDLGLSAETLRAVKEGGYNTPTPIQAQAIPEVLKGRDILGIAQTGTGKTAAFTLPMIDILAAGRARARMPRTLILEPTRELAAQVAEGFDKYGKYQKLTKALLIGGVSFGDQDALLARGVDVLIATPGRLLDHFERGKLLLTGVQVMVVDEADRMLDMGFIPDIERIFKLTPFTRQTLFFSATMPPEITRLTEQFLSSPKRIEATRPATTATTITQRVVMLPGGDPRTRRAALRATINGSGEVKNGIIFCNRKTDVDVVALSLKRHGYNAAPLHGDLDQSLRTKTLDRFRTNDLQYLVASDVAARGLDIPDVSHVFNYEPPRHAEDYVHRIGRTGRAGRLGASFTLVGPGDKKSWDAIEKLTGKTIEKAEIEGLPEAALGDPRDSGGRGRRAEELKKEHTKRLSEKKQKYVKRDEERPTASTEPVQRSEAKSEPRREKREDQPRRNDAPRQENRNSQPRREDRRPPRDDNGPSVTGFGDSTPAFLKPKK